From a single Pelmatolapia mariae isolate MD_Pm_ZW linkage group LG20, Pm_UMD_F_2, whole genome shotgun sequence genomic region:
- the pgd gene encoding 6-phosphogluconate dehydrogenase, decarboxylating, whose translation MAEADIALIGLAVMGQNLIMNMNDHGFVVCAYNRTVSKVHDFLQNEAKGSKVIGAESLEDMVTKLKKPRRIILLVKAGQAVDDFIDKLVPLLEAGDIIIDGGNSEYRDTTRRCKSLKEKGLLFVGSGVSGGEEGARYGPSLMPGGHKEAWPYIKDIFQSIAAKVGTGEPCCDWVGDEGAGHFVKMVHNGIEYGDMQLICEAYHLMKDVLGMDHDEMAQAFDSWNKTELDSFLIEITANILKYKDSDGKHLLPKIRDSAGQKGTGKWTAISALEYGTPVTLIGEAVFARCLSSLKDERVEASRSLSGPQGVKFSGNKATFLEDIRKALYASKIISYAQGFMLLRQAAKEFGWTLNYGAIALMWRGGCIIRSVFLGKIKEAFDRNAELQNLLLDTFFSNAVQDCQESWRRTVSTGVQHGIPMPCFTTALSFYDGYRHDKLPANLLQAQRDYFGAHTYELLSNPGHFIHTNWTGHGGNVSSSSYNA comes from the exons ATGGCTGA AGCAGACATTGCACTAATTGGTTTGGCCGTCATGGGCCAGAACCTCATCATGAACATGAATGACCACGGCTTTGTG GTCTGCGCTTACAACCGTACCGTGTCCAAGGTGCATGACTTCCTGCAGAACGAGGCTAAGGGCTCCAAGGTGATTGGAGCAGAATCTCTGGAAGACATGGTGACCAAGCTCAAGAAGCCCAGGAGGATCATCCTGCTGGTCAAGGCTGGACAGGCTGTGGATGACTTCATTGACAAGCTG GTTCCTCTTCTTGAGGCTGGGGACATCATCATTGATGGTGGCAACTCTGAATACAGAGACACAACA CGACGGTGCAAGAGTCTGAAAGAGAAGGGCCTGCTGTTTGTTGGCAGTGGAGTGAGTGGTGGAGAGGAGGGTGCACGCTATGGACCCTCACTCATGCCTGGTGGACATAAAGAGGCCTG GCCATACATAAAGGACATCTTCCAGAGCATCGCTGCCAAAGTTGGAACAGGAGAGCCTTGTTGTGACTGG GTTGGCGATGAGGGTGCGGGTCATTTTGTGAAAATGGTCCATAACGGCATTGAGTATGGAGATATGCAGCTGATCTGTGAGGCCTATCACCTGATGAAGGATGTGTTGGGTATGGACCATGATGAGATGGCACAG gctTTTGACAGCTGGAACAAGACTGAGCTGGACTCCTTCCTGATTGAGATCACAGCTAACATCCTTAAATACAAAGACTCTGACGGTAAACATCTGCTGCCCAAAATCCGGGACAGTGCTGGACAGAAAGGCACAGGGAAGTGGACGGCCATTTCAGCCCTCGAGTACGGGACACCTGTCACACTGATCG GGGAGGCTGTCTTTGCCAGATGTCTGTCTTCTCTAAAGGATGAGAGAGTGGAGGCCAGCCGCAGCCTGTCAGGGCCACAGGGGGTCAAATTCAGCGGCAACAAGGCTACCTTCCTAGAAGACATCAGAAAG GCCCTGTATGCGTCCAAGATCATTTCCTACGCGCAGGGATTCATGCTGCTGCGCCAGGCAGCCAAAGAGTTCGGCTGGACGCTCAACTATGGTGCGATCGCCCTGATGTGGAGAGGAGGCTGCATCATTCGAAG TGTCTTCTTGGGTAAAATCAAAGAGGCTTTCGACAGGAACGCTGAGCTGCAGAACTTGCTGCTGGACACTTTCTTCAGTAACGCTGTGCAAGACTGCCAG GAGTCATGGCGCAGAACAGTCAGCACTGGAGTCCAACATGGCATCCCCATGCCCTGTTTCACTACCGCTCTGTCCTTCTATGATGGCTACAGACATGACAAGCTGCCCGCCAACCTTCTTCAG GCTCAGAGGGACTACTTTGGAGCCCACACATATGAGCTACTCTCAAACCCCGGTCATTTCATCCACACCAACTGGACAGGTCATGGCGGAAATGTCTCCTCTTCATCCTACAATGCTTAA